A single genomic interval of Arachis duranensis cultivar V14167 chromosome 7, aradu.V14167.gnm2.J7QH, whole genome shotgun sequence harbors:
- the LOC107459300 gene encoding probable WRKY transcription factor 70: protein MDNTTTLCTKINSDSEKSKITRELLNGHEAATQLKLLLLKNPNGGSSLSAEELLANVLRSFNEILSILSSQNAGIKAADDSDQCKNKRTATKTARGRGCYKRRSSPDTWTIVSLTADDNYTWRKYGQKQILSSIFPRSYFRCSRKYEEGCRAIKQVQKTQENPIMYQTTYTGMHTCKSTPNSNNNVPRLLVNSQNHHHDSKVSNEKDYYPIISPLTPTVTQEHAKEDSPSDVGDHKLDPVWSDLKDFEPSIKPSINLVKNFGTHDDDVFHHFDAFLAS, encoded by the exons ATGGACAATACTACAACCCTTTGCACCAAAATAAATAGTGATAGTGAGAAGAGTAAGATAACAAGAGAGCTTCTTAATGGCCATGAAGCTGCAACTCAGCTgaagcttcttcttcttaaGAATCCCAATGGAGGGTCTTCTCTCTCAGCTGAAGAGCTTCTTGCCAATGTCCTCAGATCCTTCAATGAAatcctttccattctctcttCCCAAAATGCTGGGATTAAGGCGGCAGATGATTCTGATCAGTGTAAGAACAAAAGAACCGCCACAAAGACagcaagaggaagaggttgctACAAAAGAAG GAGTAGTCCAGACACATGGACCATAGTTTCGCTCACTGCTGATGATAATTACACATGGAGGAAATATGGACAGAAACAAATCTTGAGTTCTATATTTCCAAG GAGCTACTTTAGATGCAGTAGAAAGTATGAGGAGGGTTGCCGGGCAATCAAACAGGTGCAAAAGACACAAGAGAATCCTATTATGTACCAAACTACCTACACTGGCATGCATACATGCAAATCCACTCccaatagtaataataatgttCCACGTTTGCTTGTGAATTCTCAGAATCATCATCATGATTCTAAGGTATCCAATGAAAAGGATTATTACCCTATAATTAGTCCTCTAACTCCAACTGTCACACAAGAACATGCTAAAGAAGATTCACCTAGTGATGTTGGAGATCATAAACTGGATCCTGTTTGGTCGGATTTGAAGGATTTTGAACCGTCCATCAAGCCTTCCATTAACTTGGTAAAGAATTTTGGCACTCATGATGATGATGTGTTCCACCACTTTGATGCTTTCTTAGCTTCCTAA